The following DNA comes from Meleagris gallopavo isolate NT-WF06-2002-E0010 breed Aviagen turkey brand Nicholas breeding stock chromosome 13, Turkey_5.1, whole genome shotgun sequence.
GAATTTTGGGAACAATTCCTGCTCCAAAAGAGcagggcagtggcacagctgcccattcccatccctggaggtgtcccaggGCTgcggggatgtggcactgagggatgtggacagtgggcacggtggggtggggttggacttggaggTCTGAAAGGTCTTTCCCAGCCTTAaaggttctgtgattctttggtTTAGCATtcatgggttgacagttggactggatgaccaTAGAGGTACTTTCCAGTGCCTATGATGCTGTTTTTCACAACTGTCCATCTGGAGCTGTTCCCCGTCCCTTCCTGATGCCCCGTTGTTAGCTGGAGGCCAGCAGACCCAGCGTGGCTCTGCCTGTCCTGAGGCGCCTGCCCGCACTCATGGCCATGTTCCCGTTGCCCTGCAGATCCGCTGCATGCTGAACATCTGGGGTGTGATCCTCTACCTGCGCCTGCCCTGGATCACAGCCCAGGCAGGAATCGGTGGGTGCTTGTGGGGGATGACGGCAGCAGGCCATAGGGAGGAGGCCGTGggggctgccagcagtgctcagcctgGTGGGTGCAATCCATCCTCTCTTGCAGCCCTGACGTGGCTCATCATCCTGATGTCTGTGACCGTGACCACCATCACCGGCCTGTCCATCTCTGCCATTTCTACCAACGGCAAAGTGAAGTCAGGTAGCGCTTCCCTGCCAGGTCCCTTGCAGCACTCCTGGGGCGACTGCACCCAAACCTTCTCCATGGGGTTTCTGTGCCACAGGGGGCACCTACTTCCTCATTTCGAGGAGTCTGGGACCGGAGCTGGGCGGCTCCATCGGCCTCATCTTCGCCTTTGCCAATGCAGTGGCCGTGGCCATGCACACGGTGGGCTTTGCTGAAACAGTGCGGGATCTGCTGCAGGTGAGGACGCGGCCCTGCACCTCCTGTCCCCAAGCCCACCTGCACCCTCCTGCCCAAGCAGAGCTCATTATCAATACCTGCATTAACGCCGCACCGCCAATAATCAGCCGCCAGCTCCTCCGACTCGCGGACATGGCGGCGGTTGGCTGAGGGAATTCTGTTTCCTGGTCGGTGACGGTGCCCCTTCCCCAGGAGCACAACTCCCTAATCGTGGACCCCACCAACGACATCCGCATCATCGGGGTGCTCACTGTCACCGTGCTGCTGGGCATCTCGCTGGCTGGCATGGAGTGGGAGGCGAAGGTAGCGCACCCTCCCGCAGCGAGCCGGCCTGCGGCCCAGCCaagcctcctgctcctctctgccctcCCAGGCCCAGATCCTGTTCTTTTTGGTCATCTTGGTGTCCTTCATAAACTACCTGGTGGGGACGGTGATCCCGGCCAGTGCCGAGAAACAAGCAAAGGGCTTCTTCAGCTACAGAGGTGGGTTCAGCACGGGACGGGGCCATGACTAGGAGTGACGATGAGAGCTGGGATTGTGTTCTGGCAGCGGTTTGCCTCCATCCAGCGCTGCAGTGTTGGAGCTGGAAGAGGTGGTGGGAGCACCAGGTGGATGGGGACGcttctctgcttcctcctcaGCTGACATTTTTGCCCAGAACTTCGTGCCTGACTGGCGCGGACCTGAGGGCTCCTTCTTTGGTTTgttctccattttcttcccaTCGGCAACCGGTATCTTGGCCGGAGCCAATATCTCTGGTGACCTGAAGGTAGGTTTTTGCCAGCCCTTCCTGAGCTGTTGCTTCTCAGGATGGGGAACTGGGGGCCCGTGAAATTCAGATGGCACAAAACCATCGCTGGGGGCCCCTGGAAAGCAGCTGTGCATCTCCCTGCGACCCCCTCGGACAGGACCCTGCCGTGGCCATCCCCAAGGGCACCTTGATGGCCATCTTCTGGACCACGGTGTCCTACCTGGTGCTGTCAGCTACGATAGGTAATTGCAGCGGGCTGAGGCCCCATGAATCAGGGTGGTGGGCAGCAGGAGAAGCACCTCTGTCTTTGGAGGTGATGCAGGAGCAAAGCATGCACATAGCTGTGCCCCGCAGGTGCCTGCGTGCTTCGGGACGCCTCGGGCAGCCTGAATGACAGCGTGGCAGTGGGCTCACCGGGCTGTGAGGGACTGGGCTGCAGCTATGGCTGGAACTTCACTGACTGCGCCCAGCGGCAGAGCTGCCGATACGGCCTCAGCAACTACTATCAGGTGTGCCTGGGGATTCAGgctctgcagtgtgtgtggAGAGCTCCTGCTTGGGTTTTCAGATGTGGCTGAATGTAACTACCTGATAAGGCTGATGGAGGCACCGAGGGCAGTGGGATGGGGTAAGGCTGCAGGGTGATGTGCTGGCGGCACGGAGCAGCCTAACCACTGGGTTTTTGGGCAGAGCATGAGCATGGTGTCGGGATTCGGTCCCCTTATCACAGCTGGGATCTTTGGTGCCACCCTCTCCTCAGCGCTGGCCTGCCTCGTCTCGGCTCCCAAGGTCTTCCAGGTGAGCGCTGATCCCTGTCCCTCTCCCTGTCTCTGTCCCCGGGTGACAGGACAGAACATCCCCACACCTCTCACACTTTTCTCCCCACAGTGCCTCTGCAAGGACCAGCTCTACCCTCTCATAGGCTTCTTTGGGAAGGGCTATGGGAAGAACAGCGAGCCTATCCGTGGCTACATGCTCACCTACGTGATCGCCATTGGCTTCATCCTCATCGGTGGGTGCCTCCAGCCGTGCCTGGATGGCTTGGCCGCGGCGCACCGCTGATGCTCTGCCCtgtcctcctcctgcagccgaGCTCAATGCCATCGCCCCCATCATCTCCAACTTCTTCCTCTGCTCCTATGCGCTCATCAACTTCAGCTGCTTCCATGCTTCCATCACCAACTCCCCAGGTGGGTGCCAGCCCCAACCCCAGCCCCATCCTGGCTGTGGGGTGAGGGGAGCTGGTGGCAGCCGCTGTATGTGTTTGCGTGCAGGCTGGCGACCCTCCTTTCGGTATTACAGCAAGTGGGCTGCGCTTTTTGGTGCCGCAATCTCAGTGGTCATCATGTTCCTGCTGACCTGGTGGGCGGCCCTCATCGCCCTCGGCATCGTCGTCTTCCTCCTGGGCTATGTCCTCTACAAGAAACCAGGTGCGTGGCAGCTCTGGAGAGGGCCCCACATCCCCCAGAGTTGTTTGTGCTCATTGCCAATCCATCCCCTCCACACAGATGTCAACTGGGGCTCCTCCATGCAGGCCAGCTCCTACAACCTGGCGCTGAGCTACTCGGTAGGGCTCAGCGAGGTGGACGAGCACATCAAGAACTACAGGCAAGGGAGCTCAGAttggagctgggagggaggggaacAGAGCTGGTCCCCCACAAAGCCAAGATGGGATTGTGCCCATGGCCACGGCCTCAGTGCTGGTGAATCACAGAGTGGGGCAGCTGCACCCCAAGCCCCACGTCCTCTCTGCCACGTGGCAAGGCCACCGTCAGATTCTGTCCTCTCCTTCCCATCAGGCCGCAGTGCCTGGTCCTGACCGGGCCGCCCAACTTCCGCCCAGCGCTGGTGGATTTCGTGGGCACCTTCACCAAGAACCTCAGCCTGATGATCTGCGGCAATGTGCTGATTGTGAGTGTGGCCACAGGGCGCCCTGCAGCTGGATTCTGCAccctgcaggaatcccaaagaaggaaagaagtcaGGCCACATTGTGCTCCTTTGGTTCCCTATCTTGGGTAACCAGTGGTCCACAGGTGGTAGAACACcagtgtcactgtcaccagcaCATGTCACTGGGAAACCAGTGGAGTTGAGGCTGATAAACCAAAATCTGCCATTTTTTGGTGCAACAGCAACTCCCCCTGCATGCCGTGCTTAAATCCAGGTTCTGCCAATAGCTGGGGCAAGGGGAGCTGGAGTTCTTTGGTGCCCagagcactgggatggggacagggacagcgGCCACCCGGCCAATGGGCCGtgccccctccctgctcccccaGGGCCCCTGCAAGCAGAAGGTGCCCGAGGCCCGGCAGGCATCGGATGGCCACACCAGGTGGCTCCTCAAGAGGAAGATCAAGGCCTTCTACACCAACGTGCTCGCTGAAGACCTGAGGAGCGGCGTCcagatgctgctgcaggtggggccaAGCTGACCATTGCAGCCCCTGCTTGGGGCACACGGTGCCAGCCAGGCGAGTGCCTCAAGCAGGAATCTGTTGCTCTCATTGCTTTTCCTGAAGGCCGCCGGCCTGGGGAAGATGAGACCCAACATTGTCGCGCTGGGCTACAAGAGGGACTGGCAGGCAGCTGCACCACAGAGCCTGGAGGATTACGTGGGCATCCTGCAGTACGCGCCGCGCCGGCACCTGGCGGCTCCGTGTGCCTCTCTGAGCCAGGCAGTGGCGTCATGCTGTTGTGCTGTCCCCACCTCAtggggggttggggggggaaCACCACCGTcagctgcctcctccctccttccagCGATGCCTTTGATTTCAAGCACGGCGTGTGCCTGCTGCGGCTGCGGGAAGGGCTGAATGTTTCCCGAGTTCCACAAGCCCACAGTAAGTGCTGTGGACATGCAGTGCTGAGGACCATCCTTGTGATGGGGACTGGTATCCTGAAACCAGGGCAGGACGTGTCCGTGCTCCTTTCCCTCCACAGCTAATCCTGCATTTGGGGCAGCAGAGCATCCTGATGGGAACGGCACTGgtggcagagcagtgcccagCACAGGCATTGGTCAGCGCTCATCAGGAATGTCCAGAGCCTCCTGCAGCCTCGGGATCCACTCTGGGGAGCTGGGTTTGTGCATGCGGCACCATGGATGCAGGGGTTGGGGGTTCAGCTTGGAGCATGGTTATGTTTGCCACTGTAACAGTGGTGCTGCAAGGTGGTGCCGTGCTGATGCCTGCATTTCCCTTCACAGTAGACCCCGAGCAGCAGGCGAGCACCATCTTCCAGAGCCAGCAGGGCAAGAAAACCATTGACATTTACTGGCTCTTTGATGATGGAGGTAGGCCCTGCCTCGTgctgcagcaccacagcacaGGAGGATGGGAGGGCACTAAAAAGTGGCTGCATCCTGCAGGGCTCACACTGCTTATCCCCTACCTCCTCGGACGCAAGAAGCGATGGGGAAAATGCAAGATCCGAGTGTTTGTCGGCGGGCAGATCAACAGGATGGATGAGGAGAGGAAGGCGTACGTGGCAGTGCAAAACGTGCACGGGTGCCCTGGCTCAGCAGCTGGTCGCTGAGCTCTGGGAACTGTCCCTCTCTCTGTGACAGGATCGTGTCCCTGCTGAGCAAATTCCGCCTGGGCTTCCACGAGGTCCACGTCCTGCCTGACATCAACCAGCAGCCCCGGCCGGAGCAGTAAACAAACCCCCTGCCCACGCAGTCCTGCCTGAGCCGCAGCTCTGCGCACAGCACAGATCCCTGTTTTCAGTCCCACGACTCCCAGTCCCTCGCAGCAGGACGGGGAGCACGCCGTGCCCGTCCCAGCGCGGTGTCCTTGCCTTGCAGCATCAGGAGGTTCGAAGAGCTGATCGCACCCTTCAGGCTGAACGACGGCTTCAAGGACGAGGCGGCGGTGAACGAGCTGCGGCACGGCTGTCCCTGGAAGATCTCCGATGAGGAGGTGCACAGACACAGAGCCAAGGTAGCCCCGGGGCAGCCTGCTGGGAGCCTCCTGCTTTTAAGTCAGGAACGCGTGGTTTTGGTCTCCTAAACCTTCACCACCCGCTCCGCAGTCGCTCCGACAAGTGAGGCTCAATGAGATTCTGCTGGATTACTCGCGGGATGCGGCGCTCATCGCCATGTAGGTGTCAGCACCACCAGTCCTGTTCCTTGCAGGGCAGGAATGGTCCCTTCGGGCTCTGAACACCCCACAGCTGGTGGGAcggggcagcacagctgcaacCAGGGGGAAGGTATCAAGGAAGGGGTCCGGCCCCAGGGGCAGGACGCGGCGGTTCCCTGTTTTTAGGAAGAAATCCGTGAGCTGGTGCCAGGAGATGCTTCCTGACACAGCCCCATCTCATGGCCGCAGCACGCTGCCCATCGGCAGGAAGGGGCGCTGCCCCAGCTCCCTCTACATGGCCTGGCTTGAGACGCTCTCGCAGGACCTCAGACCGCCGGTCATCCTGATCAGAGGGAACCAGGAGAACGTTCTGACCTTTTACTGCCAATAAAGCCTCCCGCACCCCTGCCAcgtgatttttttcagtctgcatTTCAGCAATTCAAGGGGTCTGGGGCAGTACCAAATGTGTGGGGTTCACAGCAATGCCCAAAGCAcgcagctgctgtgctgttagAAAAGCTTGTTTGGCTGATTTTGGTCCTGGGAGGTTATTACAGATACAGTGCTGCGCCAGTGCTGCCTGTACGGCCAGCTGGGtttgctggagctgtgcaggtGTGGTACGGGCTCCCAGGCTGAATGTGCCCCATCCTCAGGGTGCCCAGGGGACAGCCTTGGGCAATGCCATATTCCCCAACCAAGAACCAGCCCACGGGGCtgcaaggaggctgtggggctccaggAAGGCAAAACCTGCCCCACACATGGCAAAAGTGAGCGTGGTTTCCAAAAGCCCCACACTGGCATCCTTGTTGCCCCACATTGCCCCCCAGAGGAGAAACGTGCTACTCCATTCACCTCAATCATCACAGCATTTACTGATCATCGCCACCAGGATTAGAAGTgtcagtagaaaaataaaatgtacacAGCTTTCTATCATACAAAGATTTGT
Coding sequences within:
- the SLC12A3 gene encoding solute carrier family 12 member 3 yields the protein MAELPCAEPLPRCSGRFTISTLLGAEEAAGCEGAQLSGSSLCTRTFGYNTVDVVPAYEHYANSRGVGEAGRGRPSLADLHSILKPEPGRLRVPLPDPQRSNGLPDTEEGAGEPSSAPAPEPVRFGWVKGVMIRCMLNIWGVILYLRLPWITAQAGIALTWLIILMSVTVTTITGLSISAISTNGKVKSGGTYFLISRSLGPELGGSIGLIFAFANAVAVAMHTVGFAETVRDLLQEHNSLIVDPTNDIRIIGVLTVTVLLGISLAGMEWEAKAQILFFLVILVSFINYLVGTVIPASAEKQAKGFFSYRADIFAQNFVPDWRGPEGSFFGLFSIFFPSATGILAGANISGDLKDPAVAIPKGTLMAIFWTTVSYLVLSATIGACVLRDASGSLNDSVAVGSPGCEGLGCSYGWNFTDCAQRQSCRYGLSNYYQSMSMVSGFGPLITAGIFGATLSSALACLVSAPKVFQCLCKDQLYPLIGFFGKGYGKNSEPIRGYMLTYVIAIGFILIAELNAIAPIISNFFLCSYALINFSCFHASITNSPGWRPSFRYYSKWAALFGAAISVVIMFLLTWWAALIALGIVVFLLGYVLYKKPDVNWGSSMQASSYNLALSYSVGLSEVDEHIKNYRPQCLVLTGPPNFRPALVDFVGTFTKNLSLMICGNVLIGPCKQKVPEARQASDGHTRWLLKRKIKAFYTNVLAEDLRSGVQMLLQAAGLGKMRPNIVALGYKRDWQAAAPQSLEDYVGILHDAFDFKHGVCLLRLREGLNVSRVPQAHTNPAFGAAEHPDGNGTGGRAVPSTGIGQRSSGMSRASCSLGIHSGELVDPEQQASTIFQSQQGKKTIDIYWLFDDGGLTLLIPYLLGRKKRWGKCKIRVFVGGQINRMDEERKAIVSLLSKFRLGFHEVHVLPDINQQPRPEHIRRFEELIAPFRLNDGFKDEAAVNELRHGCPWKISDEEVHRHRAKSLRQVRLNEILLDYSRDAALIAITLPIGRKGRCPSSLYMAWLETLSQDLRPPVILIRGNQENVLTFYCQ